Proteins found in one Toxotes jaculatrix isolate fToxJac2 chromosome 18, fToxJac2.pri, whole genome shotgun sequence genomic segment:
- the elof1 gene encoding transcription elongation factor 1 homolog isoform X2 has translation MGRRKSKRKPPPKKKMTGNLDTQFTCPFCNHEKSCDVKMERTRNTGIISCSVCLEEFQTPITYLSEPVDVYSDWIDACEAANQ, from the exons ATGGGGCGCAGAAAGTCAAAGAGAAAGCCACCtcccaagaaaaaaatgacagggaACCTGGACACCCAGTTCACTTGCCCGTTCTGTAACCATGAGAAATCCTGCGATGTCAAAAT GGAACGAACCCGCAACACAGGAATTATATCATGCAGCGTTTGCTTGGAGGAGTTCCAGACTCCAATAACCT ATCTGTCCGAGCCAGTGGATGTTTACAGTGACTGGATCGATGCCTGTGAAGCAGCCAATCAGTAG
- the elof1 gene encoding transcription elongation factor 1 homolog isoform X1: protein MLAAVSVLARQRDTRLQMGRRKSKRKPPPKKKMTGNLDTQFTCPFCNHEKSCDVKMERTRNTGIISCSVCLEEFQTPITYLSEPVDVYSDWIDACEAANQ from the exons ATGCTAGCAGCTGTTAGCGTGTTAGCTCGCCAACG AGATACAAGATTACAGATGGGGCGCAGAAAGTCAAAGAGAAAGCCACCtcccaagaaaaaaatgacagggaACCTGGACACCCAGTTCACTTGCCCGTTCTGTAACCATGAGAAATCCTGCGATGTCAAAAT GGAACGAACCCGCAACACAGGAATTATATCATGCAGCGTTTGCTTGGAGGAGTTCCAGACTCCAATAACCT ATCTGTCCGAGCCAGTGGATGTTTACAGTGACTGGATCGATGCCTGTGAAGCAGCCAATCAGTAG